From a region of the Candidatus Caccoplasma merdavium genome:
- the frr gene encoding ribosome recycling factor yields MNDVKTYISEAEDKMNLTVAFLDEALATIRAGKANPRILDQVRVEYYGSMVTISNVATVSTPDAKTITIQPWEKSMFKEIEKALQNSEIGITPENNGEVIFLRMPPLTEERRKSLVKQAKQEAENAKVSVRNARRDAIDGLKKAIKDGMPEDVEKDGENEVQKVHDRFIKKIDEIFSAKEKEILTV; encoded by the coding sequence ATGAACGACGTTAAAACTTACATCAGTGAGGCCGAGGATAAAATGAATCTCACCGTTGCTTTCCTCGACGAAGCCCTGGCCACGATACGCGCCGGGAAGGCCAATCCCCGTATTCTCGACCAAGTACGCGTCGAATATTACGGCAGCATGGTTACCATCAGTAACGTAGCCACCGTATCCACGCCCGATGCCAAGACGATTACCATACAGCCTTGGGAAAAATCCATGTTCAAGGAAATAGAGAAAGCCTTGCAAAATTCCGAAATCGGCATCACGCCCGAAAACAACGGCGAAGTCATATTCCTGCGTATGCCGCCGCTCACCGAGGAGCGTCGCAAGTCGTTGGTAAAACAGGCCAAGCAAGAGGCCGAGAATGCCAAGGTGAGCGTGCGTAACGCCCGCCGCGATGCCATCGACGGACTGAAAAAGGCCATCAAGGACGGTATGCCCGAAGATGTGGAGAAGGACGGCGAAAACGAAGTGCAGAAAGTGCACGACCGTTTCATCAAGAAAATCGACGAGATTTTCTCCGCCAAGGAAAAAGAGATACTCACCGTATAA
- a CDS encoding UMP kinase, translating into MAQPYKRILLKLSGESLMGKKQYGIDETRLQEYARQIKEIADLGIEIAIVIGGGNIFRGLSGASRGFDRVKGDQMGMLATVINSLALSSALESIGQRVRVYTATPMHPIGEHYSPARAIDSLQHGEIAIISGGTGNPFFTTDTASALRGIEVGAEVMLKGTRVDGIYTADPEKDPTATKFDKISYDEIYNRGLKVMDLTATTLCKENHLPIIVFDMDTVGNLKKVMTGENIGTLVY; encoded by the coding sequence ATGGCACAACCGTATAAACGCATTCTTTTGAAACTCAGTGGCGAGAGCCTCATGGGTAAAAAACAGTACGGCATCGATGAAACTCGTTTGCAAGAGTATGCCCGACAGATAAAGGAAATCGCCGACCTTGGTATCGAAATAGCCATTGTCATCGGCGGAGGGAACATTTTCAGAGGACTGAGCGGTGCTTCGCGCGGTTTCGACCGTGTGAAGGGCGACCAGATGGGTATGTTGGCCACGGTCATCAACAGCTTGGCGTTGAGCTCGGCTCTCGAATCCATCGGCCAGCGGGTCCGTGTCTACACCGCCACTCCCATGCACCCGATAGGCGAACATTACAGCCCGGCCCGGGCCATCGACTCGTTGCAACACGGTGAGATAGCCATCATTTCGGGTGGTACGGGAAACCCCTTCTTTACGACCGATACGGCCTCGGCCTTGCGCGGTATCGAGGTGGGCGCCGAGGTGATGCTCAAAGGTACGCGTGTCGACGGCATCTACACGGCCGACCCCGAAAAAGACCCCACCGCCACGAAATTCGATAAGATTTCCTACGATGAAATCTACAATCGCGGCCTCAAAGTGATGGACCTCACCGCTACCACGCTCTGCAAGGAAAATCACCTGCCCATCATCGTTTTTGATATGGACACGGTGGGCAATCTCAAAAAGGTGATGACCGGCGAAAACATCGGCACCCTTGTATATTGA
- a CDS encoding nucleoside deaminase, with amino-acid sequence MQQALAEAQAARDRGEIPVGAVIVHKDRIIARAHNLTETLRDVTAHAEMQAITAAADVLGGKYMPECTLYVTLEPCVMCAGAIGWAQMGRLVFGAGDEKRGYRRFAAAALHPKTGVTHGILQEECAGLLTEFFKERR; translated from the coding sequence ATGCAACAAGCCCTGGCCGAAGCCCAAGCCGCCCGCGACCGGGGTGAGATACCCGTAGGGGCGGTTATTGTACACAAAGACCGCATCATAGCCCGGGCTCATAACCTCACCGAGACACTCCGCGACGTCACGGCACATGCCGAGATGCAGGCCATCACGGCTGCCGCCGACGTCTTGGGCGGGAAGTATATGCCCGAATGCACGCTCTATGTCACGCTCGAACCCTGCGTGATGTGCGCCGGTGCCATAGGCTGGGCCCAAATGGGACGGCTCGTTTTTGGTGCCGGCGACGAGAAACGGGGGTACCGCCGCTTTGCCGCCGCAGCCCTGCACCCCAAAACCGGCGTAACACACGGTATCCTGCAAGAGGAGTGCGCCGGGCTTCTCACTGAATTTTTCAAGGAAAGACGATAA
- a CDS encoding SIMPL domain-containing protein, with amino-acid sequence MKTFNKALSGLCIGLGLIVMGAILSYGIITVKDRDRIVTVKGLAEREVNADRVIWPLVFKEIGNDMTSIYNEINRKNGIVCDFLEENGITEAEISIAAPQIIDMRAERYVNSNEINYRYNVTSIITVSSGQVDKVRQLITRQADLLKKGVAITGDDYRYTTQYEFTRLNDIKPEMIEEATVAARNAAEKFAKDSDSKLGKIRRANQGQFVISDRDNNTPYIKQVRVVTTIDYYLKD; translated from the coding sequence ATGAAAACTTTCAACAAAGCCCTGTCGGGGCTCTGCATCGGCCTCGGCCTCATCGTCATGGGAGCAATCCTCAGTTATGGCATCATCACCGTCAAAGACCGTGACCGCATCGTTACCGTCAAGGGTCTCGCCGAACGCGAGGTCAATGCCGACCGTGTGATATGGCCGCTGGTGTTCAAGGAAATCGGTAACGACATGACAAGCATCTACAATGAAATAAACCGGAAGAACGGTATCGTGTGCGATTTCCTCGAAGAAAACGGGATAACAGAGGCCGAAATTTCGATTGCCGCCCCCCAAATCATCGACATGCGTGCCGAACGTTACGTCAACAGCAACGAGATAAACTACCGCTACAACGTAACCTCAATCATTACCGTCTCTTCGGGACAAGTCGACAAGGTGCGGCAACTCATCACCCGGCAAGCCGACCTGCTGAAAAAAGGGGTGGCCATCACCGGAGACGATTACCGCTACACGACACAATATGAGTTTACTCGCCTCAACGACATCAAACCCGAAATGATTGAAGAGGCTACGGTGGCCGCCCGGAATGCCGCCGAGAAATTTGCCAAAGACTCCGACAGCAAGTTGGGCAAGATACGGCGAGCCAATCAAGGCCAGTTCGTCATCAGTGACCGTGACAACAACACGCCATACATCAAGCAGGTGCGCGTCGTAACCACCATCGATTATTATCTGAAAGACTGA
- a CDS encoding YraN family protein codes for MARHNETGKSGEERAAEYLLARGYVVRDVNWRNGKYELDIVACKDNVLVVVEVKTRTSLEFMRPEEAVTPAKCRRIIDAADAYVRHFDLPHEVRFDVIALVKKPDGTYDVDHIEDAFFPTLR; via the coding sequence ATGGCACGACACAACGAGACGGGAAAGAGCGGTGAAGAACGAGCTGCGGAATATCTCCTTGCCCGTGGGTATGTCGTGCGCGATGTCAACTGGCGCAACGGCAAGTATGAACTCGATATTGTGGCTTGCAAGGACAATGTTCTGGTCGTTGTAGAGGTCAAGACCCGCACTTCGCTCGAATTCATGCGGCCCGAGGAGGCCGTGACACCGGCCAAGTGCCGCCGCATCATCGACGCGGCCGATGCCTATGTGCGCCATTTTGACTTGCCCCATGAGGTGCGGTTCGATGTCATTGCGTTGGTGAAGAAACCCGATGGCACCTATGATGTAGACCATATCGAAGATGCCTTTTTCCCGACATTGCGTTGA
- a CDS encoding MmcQ/YjbR family DNA-binding protein → MDIETLRDFCLSLPAATECFPFDENVLVFKVGGKMFLFTDLSAVDTLANVKCDPDRALLLRDRYDYVQPGYHCNKKYWNTIDYGRARDCEMEAWICHSYLEVVRKFPRREQPFYFDALRNIYPQYSEAYDR, encoded by the coding sequence ATGGATATAGAGACCTTGCGTGATTTTTGCCTTTCATTGCCGGCGGCGACCGAATGTTTCCCGTTCGACGAGAATGTCTTGGTTTTCAAGGTGGGGGGAAAGATGTTCCTTTTCACCGATTTGAGCGCGGTCGATACATTGGCCAATGTCAAGTGCGACCCCGACCGCGCCCTTCTCTTGCGCGACCGTTATGACTATGTGCAGCCCGGTTATCACTGCAACAAGAAATATTGGAACACGATCGATTACGGGCGAGCTCGCGATTGCGAGATGGAGGCGTGGATATGCCATTCTTATCTCGAAGTGGTGCGCAAGTTCCCCCGACGCGAGCAGCCGTTCTATTTCGACGCCCTCCGAAACATTTACCCGCAATACAGTGAAGCGTATGACCGATGA